The following proteins are co-located in the Alcaligenes faecalis genome:
- a CDS encoding ShlB/FhaC/HecB family hemolysin secretion/activation protein codes for MNLKHHLSPTLLRKKNPGMIIGLGLCLGLATTGSESWADAPLRGNPVDSLPPINAPTPSSRAPSLHIPPAAAQTQLQQQLQLQVVVRSFDVSGSRSIPFEQITAILEPLAGKTLSLAQLINEVNKITALYQQHGYPLSFAILQQQDFAQGHIKVTVVEGHVGSVRIEGDPGRSQARIERIAQAMVDEKPLTQRTLERTMNLLRTVPGLKIDPKLDMPVRTDGASELLINAQHKSFDAHASVAEMGSSKQALVQLSANSLTPLGEELKLTAAIPTRSEDVKYVSGNLTIPLSGNGLNLEIDGYHYRSEPRDEVLESQGWNRKVINERIGAAISYPFILNNQRSLKGTAGFYASRSLDDYTHKTLDNVWIENTTDVRALKAELRYTDASPRQSREVNFGVYKGLDAMGARKSLNTYLQRDAESDLDLDFTRWTASFKQNLALPGKFGMSFSASGQYSSNVLPNSEQISFGAWRHGYGYPQGELAGDKGIGATLEINRRFTNSSTWLNNIQPYIAYDWARAWYNLDRLNSYNNRNLRSAAIGVRLSNNKHYLFDINVAKPLGDLPVNSDERKLRLNTNFLFFYDGF; via the coding sequence CACCTACACCCAGCAGCCGCGCTCCCTCTTTACACATTCCGCCCGCAGCAGCCCAGACTCAATTGCAGCAACAGCTACAGTTGCAAGTAGTAGTGCGCAGCTTTGATGTCAGCGGCAGTCGCAGCATTCCTTTTGAGCAGATCACCGCCATTCTGGAACCTCTGGCCGGCAAAACACTCAGCCTTGCCCAGCTCATCAACGAGGTGAACAAGATCACCGCCTTGTATCAGCAACACGGCTACCCCCTGTCCTTTGCCATCTTGCAGCAGCAGGACTTCGCGCAAGGACACATCAAGGTCACGGTGGTGGAAGGCCATGTAGGCAGCGTTCGTATTGAAGGCGATCCAGGTCGCAGTCAGGCTCGCATCGAACGTATTGCCCAGGCCATGGTGGATGAAAAACCGCTTACCCAACGCACGCTGGAACGCACCATGAATTTGCTGCGTACCGTCCCTGGCCTGAAAATAGACCCCAAGCTGGACATGCCCGTACGCACCGATGGGGCTTCGGAGCTGCTCATCAATGCACAGCACAAATCCTTCGACGCCCACGCCAGTGTCGCAGAAATGGGTTCCAGCAAGCAGGCTCTGGTGCAATTGAGCGCCAATAGCCTGACACCCTTGGGCGAAGAACTGAAGCTGACCGCTGCCATCCCCACCCGCTCCGAAGACGTAAAGTATGTCAGCGGGAACCTGACCATTCCTCTGAGCGGTAATGGATTGAACCTGGAAATTGATGGTTATCACTACCGCTCCGAGCCACGCGACGAAGTGCTGGAAAGCCAGGGCTGGAACCGTAAGGTCATCAACGAACGTATCGGGGCGGCGATCAGCTACCCCTTTATTTTGAACAATCAGCGCAGCCTTAAAGGCACAGCAGGCTTTTATGCCAGCCGCTCCCTGGACGATTACACCCACAAAACGCTGGATAATGTCTGGATTGAAAACACCACGGACGTACGCGCCCTGAAGGCCGAATTGCGCTATACCGATGCCTCGCCACGACAATCGCGCGAGGTCAATTTCGGGGTGTATAAAGGTCTGGATGCGATGGGTGCCCGCAAATCCTTGAACACCTATTTACAACGTGATGCCGAATCGGATCTGGATTTGGACTTCACCCGCTGGACGGCCTCTTTCAAACAGAACCTGGCTTTACCGGGCAAGTTCGGCATGAGTTTCTCAGCCAGCGGTCAGTACAGCTCGAACGTCTTACCGAACTCCGAACAGATATCTTTTGGCGCCTGGCGACATGGCTATGGCTATCCGCAAGGCGAGCTGGCTGGAGACAAAGGCATAGGTGCCACGCTGGAAATCAACCGACGCTTCACCAACTCATCCACCTGGCTCAACAACATCCAGCCGTATATCGCCTATGACTGGGCGCGTGCCTGGTACAACCTGGACCGACTCAACAGCTATAACAACCGCAACCTGCGCTCTGCCGCAATTGGGGTACGACTGTCCAATAACAAGCATTACTTGTTTGACATCAACGTCGCCAAACCACTGGGCGATTTGCCGGTTAACTCCGATGAACGCAAGCTACGTTTAAACACTAACTTCCTGTTCTTCTACGACGGTTTTTAA